The Phacochoerus africanus isolate WHEZ1 chromosome 3, ROS_Pafr_v1, whole genome shotgun sequence genome window below encodes:
- the NRG1 gene encoding pro-neuregulin-1, membrane-bound isoform isoform X11 codes for MASFYKHLGIEFMEAEELYQKRVLTITGICIALLVVGIMCVVAYCKTKKQRKKLHDRLRQSLRSERNNMVNIANGPHHPNPPPENVQLVNQYVSKNVISSEHIVEREAETSFSTSHYTSTAHHSTTVTQTPSHSWSNGHTESILSESHSVIMMSSIENSRHSSPTGGPRGRLNGLGGPRECNSFLRHARETPDSYRDSPHSERYVSAMTTPARMSPVDFHTPSSPKSPPSEMSPPMSSTTVSMPSMAISPFVEEERPLLLVTPPRLREKYDHHSQQFSSAHCNPAHESNSLPPSPLRIVEDEEYETTQEYEPAQEPDKKLTNSRRAKRTKPNGHIANRSEMDSNTSAESSNSESETEDERVGEDTPFLGIQNPLAASLEVAPAFRLADSRTNPAGRFSPQEELQARLSSVIANQDPIAV; via the exons AAGCGGAGGAGCTCTACCAGAAGCGAGTGCTGACCATCACTGGCATCTGCATCGCCCTGCTCGTGGTTGGCATCATGTGTGTGGTGGCCTACTGCAAAACCAA GAAGCAGCGAAAAAAGCTTCACGACCGACTTCGGCAGAGTCTTCGGTCTGAACGAAACAACATGGTGAACATAGCCAACGGACCTCACCACCCTAATCCACCCCCTGAGAACGTCCAGCTGGTGAAT CAATACGTGTCTAAAAATGTCATCTCTAGTGAGCATATCGtcgagagagaggcagagacatcTTTTTCCACCAGTCACTACACTTCAACAGCTCATCACTCCACGACCGTCACCCAGACTCCCAGTCACAG CTGGAGCAATGGACACACGGAAAGCATCCTTTCAGAAAGCCACTCTGTAATCATGATGTCATCAATAGAAAATAGTAGGCACAGCAGCCCCACTGGGGGCCCAAGAGGACGTCTTAATGGCTTGGGAGGCCCTCGAGAATGTAACAGCTTCCTCAGGCATGCCAGAGAAACCCCTGACTCCTACCGAGACTCTCCTCATAGTGAAAG GTATGTGTCAGCCATGACCACCCCGGCTCGTATGTCACCTGTAGATTTCCACACGCCAAGCTCCCCCAAATCGCCCCCTTCGGAAATGTCTCCACCCATGTCGAGCACGACGGTGTCCATGCCCTCCATGGCCATCAGCCCCTTTGTGGAAGAAGAGAGACCCCTGCTTCTCGTGACACCGCCACGCCTGCGGGAGAAATATGACCACCACTCTCAGCAGTTCAGCTCCGCCCATTGCAACCCCGCGCATGAGAGCAAcagcctgcctcccagccccttaAGGATAGTGGAGGATGAGGAATATGAAACCACCCAGGAGTATGAACCGGCTCAGGAGCCTGATAAGAAACTCACCAACAGCCGGCGGGCCAAAAGAACCAAGCCCAATGGCCACATTGCCAACAGGTCCGAAATGGACAGCAACACAAGCGCTGAGAGCAGTAACTCAGAGAGCGAGACGGAAGATGAGCGAGTCGGGGAAGATACACCCTTCCTGGGCATACAGAACCCCCTGGCAGCCAGCCTTGAGGTGGCACCTGCCTTCCGGCTGGCTGACAGCAGGACTAACCCAGCAGGTCGCTTCTCTCCACAGGAAGAATTGCAAGCCCGGCTGTCCAGTGTAATCGCTAACCAAGACCCTATTGCTGTATAA